In one Actinomyces sp. Marseille-P3109 genomic region, the following are encoded:
- a CDS encoding IS3 family transposase, whose product MCQHTPNTTEYQRKTRLKTQTPPKYHESGKIAPSAYYARHSRPPSARSLRDETLKAEISRVHKNQLLGAGARKMHVMLNRPEVAERHGAGHVARCTVERLMADLGLHGVRRAKSPRTTRSAQREQCPVDLVKRHFSAFRPNELWVADIPPQAGGATSYVRTFSGWVYVAFVTDVFSRRIIGWQTTTGLYTDLALDALQMTIWQRKRTGADLTGLVHHSDRGVQYRAIRYGAALAEADAVASVGSKGDSYDNALAEALNSLYKAELIRNQGPWEDIDAVEVATAEWVHWYGHHPAPFRHRHAHPRRARSRRGPRHPPPGTTTTSHHHNQINQPPQNPGLDT is encoded by the coding sequence GTGTGCCAGCACACCCCCAACACCACGGAATACCAACGAAAAACCCGCCTCAAAACCCAGACCCCACCAAAGTATCACGAGTCAGGCAAGATCGCCCCGAGTGCCTACTACGCCCGCCATAGCCGTCCTCCATCAGCCAGGTCGTTGCGCGACGAGACTCTCAAGGCGGAGATATCCAGGGTCCACAAGAACCAGCTACTCGGTGCTGGGGCCCGCAAGATGCACGTGATGCTCAATCGCCCTGAGGTCGCCGAGCGTCATGGTGCCGGTCACGTGGCCCGGTGCACCGTCGAGCGGCTGATGGCCGACCTGGGCCTGCACGGTGTCAGACGCGCCAAGTCCCCGCGCACCACGCGCAGCGCGCAGCGGGAGCAGTGCCCGGTCGACCTCGTCAAGAGGCATTTCAGCGCTTTCAGGCCGAACGAGCTGTGGGTCGCCGACATTCCCCCGCAAGCGGGAGGTGCCACCTCCTATGTGCGTACCTTCTCGGGGTGGGTCTATGTGGCTTTCGTGACTGACGTGTTCTCGCGGCGGATCATCGGCTGGCAGACCACCACCGGCCTGTACACCGACCTGGCCCTGGACGCCCTTCAGATGACCATTTGGCAACGAAAACGAACCGGTGCTGACCTGACCGGCCTGGTGCACCACTCCGACCGCGGCGTGCAGTACCGAGCCATCCGCTACGGGGCAGCCCTGGCCGAGGCCGATGCGGTCGCCTCTGTAGGCTCCAAGGGGGACTCCTATGACAACGCTCTGGCTGAGGCGCTCAACTCGCTGTACAAGGCCGAGCTCATCCGTAACCAGGGACCCTGGGAGGACATCGACGCCGTCGAGGTCGCCACCGCCGAGTGGGTCCACTGGTACGGGCACCACCCGGCCCCATTCCGCCATCGGCATGCGCACCCCCGCCGAGCACGAAGCCGCCGGGGCCCCCGACACCCACCGCCAGGAACAACCACAACCAGCCACCACCACAACCAGATAAACCAGCCTCCACAAAACCCGGGGCTTGACAC